GTATATTAATGAGAACAACTAAAGAAAATATTGTAAATGAATACATGCATAAAAATAACCTTATTTTTTATTTTGTTGTCCAAAAAGACGGAAAAGTCACCGATTACAATGAATTTGCCTCTCTTTTTGTCAAGAACGGAAACCCCATAGAGTCTATTAAGGAAGTGTTTATTGACTTTTTTGAAAGAATGAATATCCGGCAGCTTACAGAGAACCCTGATTTAGAGCACTTGTTCAGCATAAACAGCCATAAAGGCATTCCGGAAGCTTTTTATTTTTCCTTTTATGAAATTAATGGCGAGTATCTGATTCTTGGAAGAATGGATGTGATGGAGATAGAAGAGTTTCAGTCCAAATTGATTGCGCTGAATAATGAACTAAGTAATTTGTCGCGTGAACTTCATAAAAGCAACGCTGAACTTAAAAAGATGAATGACATGAAAAACAGGTTTCTTGGCATGGCTGCCCATGATTTAAGAAAACCGATAACGGTTATTAAGGGGTACACAAGCCTTCTTTTAAACGGCGCTGCCGGGGAGCTTGGCAAAAGGCAGTCTGAATTTATAACCGCCATTGAATCTTCATCGGTTCACATGGAAGCGCTGGTAAATGATTTTCTTGATGTTTCTGTCATTGAATCGGGGACATTGGAGCTTGTTTATTCTGATATCAGCCTTGAAAAAGAAATTGAAGAGATGCTTCACCTGAACAGGATTAAAGCGGAAAACAGAAAAATTAAACTGCATATAAATATATCCCCTGATACCGGGGTGATTTCAGCGGATAAAATGAAACTGCAGCAGGTACTGGATAACATAGTGGGGAATGCGGTTGAATTCACTCCGGCAAGCGGAAATGTT
This genomic window from Candidatus Goldiibacteriota bacterium contains:
- a CDS encoding HAMP domain-containing histidine kinase; amino-acid sequence: MRTTKENIVNEYMHKNNLIFYFVVQKDGKVTDYNEFASLFVKNGNPIESIKEVFIDFFERMNIRQLTENPDLEHLFSINSHKGIPEAFYFSFYEINGEYLILGRMDVMEIEEFQSKLIALNNELSNLSRELHKSNAELKKMNDMKNRFLGMAAHDLRKPITVIKGYTSLLLNGAAGELGKRQSEFITAIESSSVHMEALVNDFLDVSVIESGTLELVYSDISLEKEIEEMLHLNRIKAENRKIKLHINISPDTGVISADKMKLQQVLDNIVGNAVEFTPASGNVILNVFTEANNVVFEVLDEGPGIPENKMDSLFKYFGKTGAVKASGDKSTGLGLIICKKIIEQHGGRIMAENIIPKGAKFTFILPKKRGDGK